Proteins encoded by one window of Fusobacterium sp.:
- a CDS encoding WYL domain-containing protein translates to MKKIRVTVPEDIWRLMKNDIEEFGINNNKLCNYILERFKYNRKMDVEKLLETQGRPLKKIIQFDLNVSNREIYYDVLKANEVDIEAEYFRDLFELYTSKFKYQREIFIFEDRVKMILEGIKDKKKIKIKYLKRVFNVEPYFIKREERGDENFLFCYDEEKKNYANFKLKELEIISILDEKIKGKDKKYIENIRKNFDPFLGNGNIVKVRLTEEGDSLLKSFTNYRPKLIKKEGDIYFFEAANENAKLYFRQFSKEAEILEPKSLREEIKNEYLEVLELYK, encoded by the coding sequence ATGAAGAAAATCAGGGTTACAGTACCAGAAGATATCTGGCGTCTTATGAAAAATGATATCGAAGAATTTGGAATAAATAATAATAAACTTTGCAATTATATCCTTGAAAGATTTAAATATAATAGAAAAATGGATGTGGAAAAACTTTTAGAAACCCAAGGAAGACCATTAAAAAAAATAATTCAATTTGATTTGAATGTTTCCAATAGAGAAATATATTATGATGTATTAAAAGCTAATGAAGTAGATATAGAAGCTGAATATTTTAGAGATTTATTTGAGCTGTATACTTCTAAATTTAAATATCAAAGAGAAATTTTTATATTTGAAGACAGGGTAAAAATGATATTAGAGGGAATAAAAGATAAAAAGAAAATAAAGATAAAATACTTGAAGAGAGTATTTAATGTAGAGCCTTATTTTATAAAAAGAGAAGAAAGAGGAGATGAAAATTTTCTTTTTTGCTATGATGAAGAAAAAAAGAATTATGCTAACTTTAAATTGAAAGAATTAGAAATAATTTCTATATTAGATGAAAAAATAAAAGGTAAGGATAAAAAATATATAGAAAATATTCGTAAAAATTTTGATCCATTTTTAGGAAATGGGAATATTGTAAAAGTGAGATTGACAGAAGAAGGAGACAGTCTTTTAAAGAGTTTTACCAATTACCGTCCAAAACTTATAAAAAAAGAGGGAGATATATATTTTTTTGAAGCAGCTAATGAGAATGCTAAACTATATTTCAGACAATTCTCAAAAGAAGCAGAAATATTGGAACCTAAAAGTTTGAGAGAAGAAATAAAAAATGAATATTTGGAAGTTTTAGAATTATACAAATAA